The following are encoded in a window of Legionella geestiana genomic DNA:
- a CDS encoding MFS transporter, producing MKKTQRIIGALVGNLMQFYDFTIYAFLTEKISKNFFPAISTPMVYLSAICVFATGYLTRPIGALLFGHIGDKYGRSKALSYTIVLSTAATFLIGILPTFNMIGYFSTVFLILLRLLQGLAVSGEEGGAVVLLFEHNRFKNTGLIGSLVLSSVLLGVVLGSLICFFSSNIHANIGVNAWAWRLPFLFSLPLGIMAIRLRYSVNDFDAFSHAKKNMILHRTPTKILIQNYFPEILSGISIASLYSITTSTVIVNIPYVLGQIGLQKNSVFFIITLTLSLITIISPIIGEFLDRFCKNTPKIDFIFLSSIAAPPIAFYLLSTGMIAQIIIALILLAIIISLISSTVFDLIVSTFPYGVRYSGVSLSFNISITIFSSTTPIMLTLLENKQTNLALCGAYLSLIAAVMLLLYKLSQRYTNQLEVAYEKL from the coding sequence ATGAAAAAAACTCAACGAATTATTGGTGCATTGGTAGGCAACTTGATGCAGTTTTATGATTTTACAATTTACGCATTTCTTACTGAAAAGATAAGTAAAAACTTTTTCCCGGCAATTAGCACGCCGATGGTCTATCTATCAGCAATCTGTGTATTTGCAACCGGATACTTGACCCGTCCGATTGGTGCGCTCCTGTTTGGCCATATTGGGGATAAATATGGCCGAAGTAAGGCGCTGTCATACACGATTGTGCTCTCTACCGCTGCAACGTTCTTAATCGGTATCCTGCCAACGTTTAATATGATTGGTTATTTTTCGACAGTTTTTCTGATACTGCTCAGGCTGTTACAGGGCCTTGCAGTAAGCGGAGAGGAAGGGGGGGCCGTTGTACTTCTCTTTGAACACAATCGTTTTAAAAATACTGGGTTAATCGGATCACTTGTGCTGTCAAGCGTTCTGCTCGGCGTGGTTCTTGGCTCTCTCATCTGCTTTTTTTCATCAAATATCCACGCGAATATTGGAGTTAACGCATGGGCATGGAGGCTTCCATTTTTGTTTTCTCTACCTCTTGGCATTATGGCAATCAGGCTTAGATATTCTGTAAATGATTTTGATGCGTTTTCTCACGCGAAAAAAAATATGATTTTACATAGAACCCCAACAAAAATACTCATCCAAAATTATTTCCCGGAAATCTTATCAGGTATTTCTATCGCCTCACTCTACTCCATCACTACCAGTACAGTGATTGTTAATATTCCATACGTTTTAGGGCAGATAGGCCTTCAAAAAAACAGTGTTTTTTTTATCATCACGCTAACGTTATCGTTGATAACAATAATCTCACCTATTATTGGAGAGTTCTTAGATAGGTTTTGCAAAAACACTCCAAAAATTGATTTTATATTTTTATCCAGCATTGCCGCACCTCCAATTGCATTTTATTTGCTTTCTACCGGCATGATTGCTCAGATAATCATAGCTTTGATTTTGCTTGCAATCATCATATCTCTGATTTCATCTACAGTATTTGATCTGATTGTTAGCACATTCCCCTATGGTGTCAGATACTCAGGGGTCTCCTTGTCATTTAACATAAGTATTACCATTTTTAGCAGTACCACGCCCATCATGTTGACATTACTTGAAAACAAGCAAACTAACCTCGCATTATGCGGCGCATATCTGAGTCTTATTGCTGCAGTAATGCTGCTCTTATACAAACTGTCACAACGTTATACCAATCAGCTTGAGGTGGCCTATGAAAAATTATAA
- the tnpB gene encoding IS66 family insertion sequence element accessory protein TnpB (TnpB, as the term is used for proteins encoded by IS66 family insertion elements, is considered an accessory protein, since TnpC, encoded by a neighboring gene, is a DDE family transposase.), translated as MLQVTSHHRILLAVEPVDFRAGIDRLKAVCNQHLQCDPYGGTVFAFTNRARTSVKLLVYDANGFWLCQKRFSQGKLAWWPKDDTSTVVLRASELLVLLAQGNPQKAAMPKDWRPV; from the coding sequence ATGCTGCAGGTCACCTCACACCATCGAATCTTATTGGCCGTTGAGCCGGTTGATTTTCGGGCAGGAATAGACCGCTTAAAGGCGGTTTGCAACCAGCATTTGCAGTGCGACCCTTATGGCGGAACTGTCTTTGCCTTTACCAACCGGGCTCGTACCTCGGTCAAGCTGCTGGTGTATGATGCCAATGGGTTCTGGTTATGCCAGAAACGATTTTCCCAGGGGAAACTCGCCTGGTGGCCAAAAGATGATACAAGTACGGTGGTGCTTCGAGCCAGTGAGCTGCTTGTTCTTCTGGCGCAGGGCAACCCGCAAAAGGCGGCCATGCCCAAAGACTGGCGACCCGTATAG
- a CDS encoding IS66 family transposase: protein MSGSELPKIVDKTGDDIEAAIAAIESSDLSAGIKEFTISCVRLAVWLPKALLEQKIKLSNLRKLIFGQGGPRKKNKADKKDSAEKKEEAEPPVVESGESEDTPLDGGPGALANSTKPQGHGRLAHTKYSNAIEHTLAISGLKPGDLCPEGCSGKLYRFEPGILVRIKGQNLAAVHKYHVEKLRCTTCGYLIRADIPEGVGKEKYDAAFKAILALQKYYVAVPVHRQFLFQSLLNMPLPVSTQWQLIEEVGSAVIPVFNALETLAANMELVHADDSHVKITHLIHQKRINPSSDRTGMFTTGILARSGNCDIALFYNGTRHADENLERLLAKRDPDKTPVIHMCDALSRNIPATFKTILCNCLSHGLRKFDDLKSFYPAPCLHIIKEIGKVYEHDEKTKALTHEERLRWHQQHSKPVMDELYQYIHHQLDSRQVEPNDSLGRAMRYMLKHWHELTQFLRVAGAPLDNNVLERALKIPIRGRRTWLFYKTEYGAFIGGVITSVIYTCALARVNPLTYLKVLLEYKTHVVKEPKRWLPWNYQDKLASLYAKAA from the coding sequence ATGAGCGGTAGTGAACTGCCAAAGATAGTAGACAAAACCGGGGATGATATTGAAGCGGCTATTGCAGCGATTGAGTCCAGCGATTTGTCTGCCGGCATCAAAGAGTTCACGATTTCCTGTGTCCGTCTTGCTGTTTGGCTGCCGAAAGCCTTGCTTGAGCAAAAAATCAAATTGTCCAACCTGCGCAAGCTGATATTCGGACAGGGTGGCCCACGCAAGAAGAACAAGGCGGATAAAAAAGACTCTGCAGAGAAAAAAGAAGAAGCGGAGCCGCCAGTGGTCGAATCGGGTGAGTCAGAAGACACGCCGCTTGATGGCGGGCCGGGTGCGCTGGCCAATAGCACCAAACCTCAAGGCCATGGTCGTTTGGCACACACGAAGTACAGCAATGCCATTGAGCATACCCTCGCTATATCCGGCTTAAAACCTGGCGACCTCTGCCCTGAAGGCTGCAGTGGCAAATTATACCGCTTTGAACCGGGCATCCTCGTGCGCATTAAAGGCCAAAACCTGGCAGCCGTTCACAAATACCACGTTGAAAAATTGCGCTGCACGACCTGCGGCTATCTCATCAGGGCGGACATTCCTGAAGGCGTTGGCAAGGAAAAATATGATGCGGCCTTCAAGGCCATACTCGCTCTGCAAAAGTATTATGTTGCAGTTCCCGTTCACCGCCAGTTTCTCTTCCAGTCCCTATTGAATATGCCGCTCCCGGTTTCCACGCAGTGGCAACTGATTGAAGAAGTGGGTAGCGCGGTTATTCCGGTATTCAATGCCCTGGAAACGCTGGCCGCCAACATGGAGCTGGTCCATGCTGATGACAGCCATGTCAAAATAACCCATCTGATTCACCAAAAGAGAATCAACCCATCCAGTGACCGAACCGGCATGTTTACAACCGGCATTCTTGCCCGCTCAGGAAATTGCGACATCGCACTCTTTTATAACGGTACCCGGCACGCTGATGAAAACCTGGAAAGGCTTCTTGCCAAACGAGACCCTGACAAAACTCCCGTGATTCACATGTGTGATGCCTTGAGCCGAAACATCCCTGCCACATTCAAAACCATACTCTGCAACTGCTTAAGCCATGGGCTTCGCAAATTCGATGACCTGAAATCATTTTACCCTGCACCCTGTCTTCATATCATCAAAGAGATTGGAAAAGTCTATGAGCATGATGAAAAAACCAAAGCCTTGACTCATGAGGAAAGACTGCGCTGGCATCAGCAACACAGTAAACCCGTGATGGATGAGCTTTACCAATACATCCATCATCAGTTGGATTCACGACAGGTCGAACCCAATGACTCTCTCGGCAGAGCCATGCGCTATATGCTAAAGCACTGGCATGAGCTGACCCAATTCTTGCGGGTAGCGGGCGCACCCCTTGATAACAATGTCCTTGAGCGCGCCCTGAAAATCCCCATCCGGGGCAGGCGCACCTGGTTGTTTTACAAAACAGAATATGGGGCCTTCATTGGCGGTGTTATAACGAGCGTGATTTACACCTGTGCGCTGGCGCGCGTCAACCCACTAACGTACCTGAAAGTCTTGCTGGAATATAAAACCCATGTTGTTAAAGAGCCAAAACGCTGGCTGCCCTGGAACTATCAGGACAAACTGGCAAGCCTTTATGCCAAGGCCGCGTAG
- a CDS encoding IS4 family transposase: MEINELSGILNGYFSWNKARMTCFACMLVSLFKVRTVNLSELACGFESEATIESRYKRIKRFFREFTICFTALAGWVMTFFDFDQTPLYLSIDRTNWQWGKQDINILMLSIAYKGIAIPLMWDLLPKRGNSNTTERIALLKRFIEQFGKERVACLLADREFVGNEWFSWLRSEGISFCIRIKSNTQTSNSLGLDVNVDALFYDLKPGEQRKLRGERRLWKQKVWLSALRLTDGELLIVATDKEVDSPIELYGRRWEIETLFSCLKSRGFNFEDTHITKPERISKLIALLSIGFCWAYKVGEWRNEQKAIKMKKHGRKEVSIFRYGLDFLRDAALNAKQNILSLIGQVMAFLSIEAPTEALI, from the coding sequence ATGGAAATCAACGAGCTGAGCGGTATATTAAACGGATATTTTAGTTGGAACAAGGCAAGAATGACCTGTTTCGCCTGTATGCTGGTATCATTGTTCAAAGTAAGAACGGTCAATTTAAGCGAACTGGCCTGTGGCTTTGAAAGCGAGGCAACAATAGAATCGCGCTACAAGCGTATCAAGCGATTTTTCAGGGAATTCACAATATGCTTCACCGCTCTGGCCGGATGGGTGATGACTTTTTTTGATTTTGACCAGACGCCGTTGTATCTCAGCATAGACAGAACAAATTGGCAGTGGGGCAAGCAGGATATCAATATATTAATGCTGTCTATTGCCTACAAAGGGATAGCCATCCCTCTCATGTGGGATTTGCTGCCCAAGCGCGGGAACAGTAATACCACAGAGCGTATAGCCTTACTTAAGCGTTTTATAGAGCAGTTTGGCAAAGAAAGAGTTGCCTGTCTGCTGGCTGACCGAGAGTTTGTTGGAAACGAATGGTTCTCATGGTTGCGTAGTGAAGGGATCTCATTTTGCATTCGAATCAAAAGCAACACTCAAACCAGCAACAGCTTGGGGCTTGACGTTAATGTGGATGCTCTTTTCTACGATCTGAAGCCTGGTGAACAACGAAAACTGAGGGGTGAGCGCAGGCTTTGGAAGCAAAAAGTCTGGTTGAGCGCGCTCCGGCTTACAGATGGTGAATTACTTATTGTTGCAACAGATAAAGAAGTTGATTCACCTATCGAATTGTATGGCCGGCGCTGGGAAATAGAAACCCTGTTTTCCTGCCTGAAATCGCGCGGCTTTAACTTTGAGGACACGCATATTACAAAGCCGGAGCGTATTTCGAAGCTGATAGCACTTTTAAGCATCGGCTTTTGTTGGGCTTATAAAGTAGGTGAATGGCGCAACGAGCAAAAAGCGATCAAAATGAAAAAACATGGTAGAAAAGAGGTCAGTATTTTTCGTTATGGTCTTGATTTTCTACGTGATGCGGCTCTCAATGCAAAGCAGAATATCTTGAGTTTAATTGGTCAGGTGATGGCCTTCTTGAGCATCGAGGCACCGACCGAGGCGTTGATATGA
- a CDS encoding exopolysaccharide biosynthesis protein, with protein sequence MSHGNASRTRMPMSRLLRQFLKRQPKDETLQFGALIQALGEQAYGMLLVVFALPPLLPISAIPGVSFVFGLPVVVIALHLVIGRKSLWLPQKLAHQGIAVDKLLKMVNYATPLLRRIERLLKPRWSLLTRWWVERLLGILLLVLSLLLLLPIPFSNMILAGTIVLMGLGFSERDGLVLALASLTGLGYIGFLSTVASGVWALF encoded by the coding sequence ATGAGCCATGGAAACGCCTCCCGCACCCGTATGCCGATGTCGCGCCTGTTGCGCCAGTTTTTAAAACGTCAGCCCAAAGACGAGACACTGCAGTTTGGCGCGCTGATACAGGCATTGGGGGAGCAGGCCTACGGCATGTTGCTCGTGGTTTTTGCCCTGCCGCCCCTCCTGCCGATTTCCGCGATTCCAGGCGTGTCTTTCGTGTTTGGCCTGCCGGTGGTGGTCATCGCGCTGCACCTTGTCATCGGGCGCAAGAGCCTCTGGCTGCCGCAAAAGCTTGCACACCAGGGCATTGCGGTTGATAAACTTCTAAAGATGGTGAATTACGCCACTCCTTTGCTTCGCCGCATTGAGCGGCTCTTAAAACCCCGCTGGAGCCTTTTAACCCGCTGGTGGGTTGAGCGTCTGCTGGGGATTTTACTGCTGGTTTTAAGCCTTCTGCTGCTTCTGCCCATTCCGTTCAGCAACATGATTCTCGCCGGCACCATCGTGCTCATGGGGCTTGGTTTTTCTGAACGCGATGGTCTTGTGCTGGCACTTGCAAGTCTTACAGGGCTTGGCTATATCGGGTTTTTGAGTACGGTTGCCAGCGGCGTGTGGGCGCTTTTTTAG
- a CDS encoding amino acid permease yields the protein MDVFRKKAPVWAQSTDGHLLACLSALDLIFLGVGAILGAGIFVLTGIVAATQSGPAIVLSYLVAGLACAFAALSYAELAACIGGCGSAYGYAYAGFGELIAWIVGWDLLLEYAISVSAVSAGWSGYAKDLLRALKISLPQDLLYAPADGGVLNLMAFLVVLVIAGLLSVGVKSSARVNNAMVLVKLTVLLAFILAASGEIQPSNWSPFMPWGWNGVMEGAALIFFAYIGFDAVSTAAEEAKNPQRDLPVGIIGALVICTLLYIVVSIMLTGMVHFTNLNVPSPISHALLVTGHRFVAGLTGIGAIAGLSTVMLVMYYGLTRVFLAMARDGLLPAWFGHVNPQTRTPVRIIAVTGTVIALLSAFVPIHELAELVNIGTLFAFILVCAGVIILRFRHPELERPFKAPFMPWVPVCGILSCMYLIYHLPGVTLMRFVVWMLAGLVLYFSYSRYNSHLNKAAAA from the coding sequence ATGGACGTTTTTCGAAAAAAAGCACCGGTTTGGGCGCAGAGTACAGATGGTCACCTGCTGGCGTGCCTTTCTGCGCTGGATCTCATTTTTTTAGGTGTGGGCGCTATTCTTGGGGCCGGTATTTTTGTACTGACCGGCATCGTGGCGGCGACTCAAAGCGGGCCTGCCATCGTGCTCTCGTATCTCGTGGCGGGACTTGCCTGCGCGTTTGCAGCCCTTTCCTATGCTGAGCTTGCCGCATGCATCGGCGGCTGCGGCAGTGCTTACGGGTATGCGTATGCCGGTTTTGGTGAACTTATCGCCTGGATTGTCGGGTGGGATTTGCTGCTTGAATATGCCATTTCCGTTTCCGCCGTGTCCGCCGGCTGGAGCGGGTATGCCAAAGATTTGCTGCGTGCGCTTAAGATAAGCCTGCCGCAAGACCTTTTATATGCTCCCGCAGATGGCGGCGTGCTTAACCTGATGGCGTTTCTTGTGGTGCTTGTGATTGCCGGGTTGTTGTCGGTTGGCGTTAAATCGAGCGCGCGCGTTAATAATGCCATGGTGCTGGTAAAACTTACCGTGCTGCTCGCTTTTATACTTGCGGCAAGCGGTGAAATTCAGCCATCGAACTGGTCGCCGTTTATGCCCTGGGGATGGAATGGCGTGATGGAGGGGGCGGCGCTTATTTTCTTTGCCTATATCGGGTTTGATGCGGTATCAACCGCTGCGGAAGAGGCTAAAAATCCTCAGCGCGACCTGCCAGTCGGGATTATTGGCGCACTCGTTATTTGTACGCTGCTTTATATTGTGGTGTCCATCATGCTGACCGGCATGGTGCATTTTACAAATCTTAATGTGCCTTCCCCCATCAGTCATGCACTTCTTGTGACCGGGCACCGTTTTGTCGCGGGCCTCACCGGGATTGGTGCGATTGCGGGTTTAAGTACGGTGATGCTCGTGATGTATTACGGACTGACGCGGGTGTTTCTCGCCATGGCACGCGATGGGCTGCTGCCTGCCTGGTTTGGGCATGTGAACCCGCAGACACGTACGCCTGTGCGCATCATTGCGGTCACCGGCACCGTTATCGCGCTCCTGTCCGCGTTTGTGCCGATTCATGAACTCGCGGAGCTTGTGAATATCGGTACCCTGTTTGCGTTTATTCTGGTGTGCGCGGGCGTTATTATTTTGCGTTTTCGACATCCCGAACTGGAGCGCCCGTTTAAAGCCCCCTTCATGCCCTGGGTACCGGTATGCGGCATTTTGAGCTGCATGTATCTGATTTACCATCTGCCAGGGGTAACCCTGATGCGTTTTGTCGTGTGGATGCTGGCGGGGCTGGTGCTTTACTTCTCTTACAGTCGCTATAACAGTCATTTGAATAAGGCGGCAGCCGCATGA
- the pagP gene encoding lipid IV(A) palmitoyltransferase PagP, which translates to MLLIILLLTQSIAFAEPEAAPARPESCRHWLSLFEPVCQRLRSIWTEGHNELYVSGYAWHNRYTYSRERVRQYNELAWGGGVGRGLWDEDGDWHGLYAIAFLDSHKNVEPAAGYAFLKTKHFTQDFSAGLGYTVLVTARPDIFKGVPFPGALPWAGVTWKKTSVYATYIPGASGAGNVLYILAKRTF; encoded by the coding sequence ATCCTGCTGATTATACTGCTTCTTACGCAATCAATCGCGTTCGCCGAACCCGAAGCTGCCCCCGCGCGCCCAGAATCCTGTCGCCACTGGCTGTCATTGTTTGAACCAGTTTGTCAGCGGCTGCGCTCCATATGGACAGAGGGCCATAACGAGCTGTACGTATCCGGTTATGCCTGGCACAACCGCTATACCTACTCACGTGAACGCGTGCGCCAGTATAATGAACTCGCGTGGGGCGGCGGCGTTGGGCGCGGTCTTTGGGATGAAGATGGCGACTGGCACGGTCTTTACGCCATCGCGTTTCTGGACTCGCATAAAAACGTAGAGCCGGCGGCCGGTTACGCGTTTTTAAAAACTAAACATTTTACACAAGATTTTTCAGCGGGCCTTGGCTACACGGTACTGGTTACCGCACGCCCCGATATTTTCAAGGGCGTGCCATTTCCAGGCGCCCTGCCCTGGGCCGGAGTCACCTGGAAAAAGACCTCCGTCTATGCGACTTACATCCCAGGCGCTTCAGGCGCCGGTAACGTATTGTACATACTGGCAAAACGGACCTTTTGA
- a CDS encoding protein kinase domain-containing protein, protein MQSKAEIYVLNPLTLESAGTEVLIQFLDAHPGIAFFDKHILWNFEPIGEFRLTHSILRRPRKRVLDEERPGLRYEVLSNSLLGKGTYNRVYHSRATLISEHNRHIRRTKEEGRERIVKRQNLEDADEVFMNTIRRGQACAQRTYHLHAKPAVFVGSRCFEVERRMPGDELFNLLNNEEKDLLSTLILFRMTFAVLQAYRQQVTTPGFIHRDVKPENIFVRMPPDGSLQPIEVNIIDYGFCMEADAHEEGLVGSPLYCAPEIWECEQASHASDIYSLGRTLAFIWRDAHPIWNSISNAELRAFSSDVCHDALFANIPHFDENTKAAIRNLLARMTDPKAEMRPNIDEVIAGFTNIATDYYLNGSVSPGIPATHALRQKMSELRERNHVALAEELQTLAEGVELAWLKNSPAVECEQLRATMRAMKARLCEPRTHTDIALTALGNAGILLGGLGFFGAIGLAATSQKRGSFFWHPKTDTADTVSALRRQLPLAPAW, encoded by the coding sequence GTGCAGTCTAAAGCCGAAATTTACGTCTTGAACCCACTTACATTAGAGAGCGCCGGCACAGAGGTGCTTATTCAGTTTCTGGACGCCCACCCGGGCATCGCCTTCTTTGACAAGCATATTTTGTGGAATTTCGAACCGATAGGCGAATTCAGGCTCACTCACAGCATCCTTCGCCGTCCGCGCAAGCGAGTCCTTGATGAAGAAAGGCCTGGGCTGCGTTATGAGGTGCTTTCCAACAGTCTTTTGGGAAAAGGAACATACAACAGAGTATACCACTCGAGAGCGACTCTGATTTCAGAGCATAACCGGCATATCCGACGAACAAAAGAAGAGGGTCGCGAGCGCATTGTCAAACGTCAAAATCTTGAGGATGCCGATGAGGTGTTTATGAACACTATCCGGCGTGGGCAGGCATGCGCCCAGCGCACTTATCATCTACACGCCAAACCGGCGGTCTTTGTTGGCTCGCGTTGCTTTGAAGTTGAACGTAGAATGCCTGGTGACGAGCTTTTCAATCTACTCAACAACGAAGAAAAAGACTTGTTATCAACCCTCATACTCTTTCGCATGACGTTCGCCGTGCTGCAGGCATACCGGCAACAAGTTACCACACCTGGCTTCATTCACCGCGACGTAAAACCTGAAAATATTTTCGTGCGCATGCCACCCGATGGCAGTTTACAGCCCATTGAGGTCAATATTATCGATTACGGATTCTGCATGGAAGCAGATGCGCATGAGGAGGGGCTTGTAGGAAGTCCGCTTTATTGTGCCCCGGAAATATGGGAGTGTGAGCAGGCTTCGCATGCTTCCGATATCTATTCATTGGGCCGAACACTCGCCTTCATCTGGCGAGATGCACACCCCATCTGGAACAGTATCAGCAATGCAGAATTAAGGGCGTTTTCAAGCGATGTCTGCCATGACGCACTTTTTGCAAATATTCCGCATTTTGACGAAAACACAAAAGCCGCCATCAGAAACCTTCTCGCACGTATGACGGATCCAAAAGCCGAGATGCGTCCGAATATTGATGAAGTCATAGCCGGTTTTACGAATATCGCTACCGATTATTACCTGAACGGCAGCGTGAGCCCTGGCATTCCTGCCACCCACGCTCTGCGCCAGAAAATGAGCGAACTTCGGGAGCGTAATCATGTGGCGCTGGCTGAAGAATTGCAGACACTCGCCGAAGGCGTTGAGCTCGCCTGGTTAAAAAATTCACCCGCCGTCGAATGCGAGCAGCTTCGGGCTACCATGCGCGCCATGAAAGCGCGTCTCTGTGAGCCGCGTACGCACACCGATATCGCACTGACAGCACTTGGCAACGCCGGTATACTGCTGGGAGGGCTTGGATTCTTTGGCGCCATTGGGCTTGCCGCCACCAGCCAGAAGCGCGGCAGCTTTTTCTGGCACCCCAAAACCGACACGGCAGACACGGTGAGCGCCTTGAGGCGACAATTGCCGCTGGCACCCGCCTGGTGA
- a CDS encoding DUF962 domain-containing protein, giving the protein MIPFIEQARCYASSHENPLTRYTHFVGVPLIIFAFMVFLGFIHVRVTGIFDLSLATIATLLLLGYYFRLNWRLALAATPVIICLLWVAELVSAAGPGERSLWVFFVTLILGAGLQLLGHFFEGKRPAFMDTPWHMVLAPLYVTAEIIFLSGHMLPLKEAIHAEVTTTHEGEKS; this is encoded by the coding sequence ATGATTCCGTTTATCGAACAGGCTCGTTGCTATGCCTCAAGCCATGAAAACCCGCTGACACGTTATACCCATTTTGTGGGCGTGCCGCTCATTATATTCGCGTTTATGGTGTTTCTGGGCTTTATCCATGTACGCGTAACCGGTATTTTTGACCTGAGTCTCGCGACTATCGCAACACTCCTGCTGCTTGGCTATTATTTTCGCCTGAACTGGCGTCTCGCGCTTGCAGCCACACCGGTAATTATCTGCCTTCTGTGGGTCGCTGAACTGGTTTCTGCAGCAGGTCCCGGCGAGCGCAGCCTTTGGGTATTTTTTGTCACGCTCATCCTCGGTGCCGGCCTGCAGCTCCTTGGTCATTTTTTTGAGGGCAAACGTCCAGCTTTTATGGACACCCCCTGGCACATGGTGCTCGCGCCACTTTATGTCACCGCCGAAATCATCTTTTTAAGCGGCCATATGCTGCCGCTTAAAGAGGCGATTCATGCAGAAGTTACGACGACTCATGAGGGTGAGAAATCCTGA